catagaccggtggaacagaatagagaacccaggaataAGCCCAAGTATATAcggtcaactaatttttgacaagcaCTGCAAGAAAACACAAACGGAAAAGGATAGTTTCTTCAATGAATGGTGTTGGGACAAccggatatccacatgcaaaagaatgaaactggatccttgtcttccaccatacacaaaaatcagttcaaaatagattaaagacctaaatggaagacctgaaactgtaaaactcctggaagaaaacatagtgtagaaaaagctccttgacattggtcttggcaatgattttttgggtatgacaccaaaagcacaggcaataaaagcaaaccTAAACAAATGGAACTAGGTCAAACTAAAATGCTCTTGCACAGCAAACAATCAGCAAAACAAAAAGGCAGCCTATGgattgggagaagatatttgtgaaccatatatctgataaggtctgataaggagttaatctccaaaatatataaggaatgcaaactcaatagcaaaaaaaaaaaaaaggaacccaattaaaaaatgggcaaaggacctaagTAGACATTTCTCTAAGGAAGATATAAaagtggccaacaggtatattatCAAAAGTGACAAGTAATGTTCGACAccactagtcatcagggaagtgcagatcaaaaccactatgagataccacttcacccCTATTAAgatggctgcttttttttttttttttttcagacacagagtcttgctctttcacccaggctggagtgaagtgacatgatcttagctcactgcaacctctgcttcctgggttcaagcgattctcctgcctcagcctcctgagtagctgggattacaggcacccgccatcacgcctggctatttttttttttgtatttttagtagagacggggtttcgccgtgttggccaggctggtcttgaactcctgacctcaggtgatccacccacctcggcctcccaaagtgttaggattacaggcgtgagccactgtgcctggcctaggatGGCTGTTATCAGAAAGGGAAGagacatggccaggcacagtggctcatgcctgtaatcccagcactttgggaggctgaggtgggcggatcacaaggtcaggaggttgagaccatcctagctaacatggtgaaaccccgtctctactaaaaatacaaaaaattagctgggcgtaatggcgggcgcctgtagtcccagctactcaggaggctgagacaggggaatggtgtgaacccgggaggtagagcttgcagtgagctgagattgcgccactgcactccagcctgggtgacagagcaagactccgtctcaaaaaaaaaaaaaaaaagaaagggaagagacacatattggtgagggtgtggagaaaagtgaactgttctacactgttgatgggagtacAAATTGGTGCAGCCATTATGCAAAACGGTATGGgtgtatttcaaaaaattaaaagctaccATATGGCCCAGTAATTCTTCTTCTCAGTAtgtattcaaaggaaatgaaaccagCACCTCATAGAGattacctgcactcccatgtccattgcggcattatttacaatagccaagatttggaaacaacgtAAATGTCTGTcagtggatgactggataaataaattgtaagCTGatcacagtgactcacacctgtaatcccagtactttgggaggccaaggcctgaggatcacttgaggtccggagttcaagaccagcctgggcaacatagggagacctcatctctagaaaaaatgtataaattatccaggcatgatgatgatggcatgcacctgtggtcccacctactcaggaagctgagttgggaggattgctgagccccggaggttgaggcagcaccactgcactcccacctcggtgacagagcaagaccctgtcaaaaaaacgTAAGACGTATTTCTCATGTGTATCttgtatatatatctcacatatatgtatatataaaggaatattattcagctttaagaAAGAAGTAGATCCTGGCATTTGTGATGACGTGGATGAAACTGAAGGacatgatgttaagtgaaataaaccagacatcAGAAGAAAAATACCACATGCTGTCTATGtggaaatcttaaaaaaaaaaagttgaatacataaaaagagagaatagaacagtggttaccaagAGGTGGAGTGGGAGTAGGCCTGGAAGAAGAATGAGGAGATGTAGGTCAAAATGTACAAAATTGCAATTGTGTAGTATGAATAAATATAGAGATCTAAAGTACAGCATGAGGATGATAGCCAATAAGATTGTATTGTGTACTGGAAATTttttaagagagtagattttaggtgctcttacCATACAAAAGTAACTGTCTAAAATGATGGATATTGAAATTGCTTACCTGTGGTAAGCATTCACTGTGTATATctatatcaaaacattatgtgCACCTTCAATTtacacaataaaaagttaaatcttGGCCCTAAGCTCAAAAATTCATAATATAACTGTTAAGCCATGGAATTGCTGTGTGGTGGGACATCAGGATATATTCCGCTTCTGTTTCTGACAAAAATTCACAGAATTGATGGTCCAGTTTACAAGAGTGAATGAAGGTCACTGTTGACACTGCTGGATCAATAACACATCATAGATTCAAATACTTTCACAGAGTAGCTGCTGTTGAATAATATGATGAACACTTACTGGCTTTAAACACCCTATTTTCTCATGACTTTGTAAATTTGTTCAGATCAGCTTTTTTCTATTCCACACGTATTTTTATCACTGTCAGCTATGACACATCTTAGCAGATTTCACTGCAGGTTGTATTGATCAGTGTTTCTACAcaactttgaaaatattcttgCCTGTAATTGTTCCATgaagactgtattagtccattttcaagcagttgacaaagacatacccaacactgggaagaaaaagaggtttaattggacttacagttccatgttgCTGAGGAGatctcagaatcatggtgggaggcgaaaggcacttcttacatggtggcagcaagagaaaatgaggaagaagcaaaagtggaaaacCCTGATAAACCCATGAGATCTCGTGACACTTACTCACTATCGCAAGAATAGCACAGGGAAGACcagctcccatgattcagttacctccttctgggtccctcccacaacagttgggaattctgggagatacaattcaagttgagatttgaatggggacacagccaaaccatatcaaaggctATTCATAGAGGTTTGGTTTTTCAGTCACTTCAAACTCAGCGTTGACCCTTTCCATAAACAGCAACTGAGCAGTGTCGGGAACATCTGTCTGCTTATCAGGAGCCAAGGAAAGCCACTCAGAATCATGTGCCTTGTTATTAGTTGACTGTGGATGTTGCTCCCAGTGTCAACTCTGAGCAGCTGTTCTCACCAAAAGGCTAAAATCTTAGACAAGTTTGTTTTTTCCTGGATACATTTTTTTGGCCActgaaataaaacatgttttaattcACTCACCATTGGTAAATATCTTTCCTTGCTTTCATAACAAATGAGCCTCTTGGAACCCTACTTTTGTTGCagacttattttcatttttaatttttgtaaataaattctgctgtgataattctgtttttgttatttttatttttttaagacagagtctcgctctgtcacccaggctggagtgcagtggcgtgatctcagctcactgcaacctctacctccccgattcaagcaattctcttgcctcagcctcccaagtggctgagactacaggcacctgctaccatgcctgactaattttttttggtatttttagtagagacagggtttcaccatgttggccaggctggtcttgaactcctgacctcaggccttcgaagtgctgggattacaggtgtgagccaccatgcccagccaattctgttttaaattttctaattttttttgaccTTTGTGCTCTGTGAGCTGGGACTATTGTGATGAGTGCTTAGTCTGGTAATGTTgatatttattatattcttttagtaaAGTGGCACTGTATAGCAGGAAACATATTTTGCCATTTAATTTGATAACAGAATAATACACACTCTAGTGTGCCTTAAAAATGCGACATTCAAAattcactatttttctttttttttctcaaaattttgtttagagatgggggtcttgctatgctgcccaggctggtcttgaactcctggcttcaagtaatcctcctgcctcactcctgagtagctgggattacaggaataagccacccATCCCTGGCTTTCTTGTTTTGACATAatggatataattttttaaaatgtcacaatATAGTGATACCATGGCACTCCAAACACTGCTGTTACAATCATGTTACTGCGGTTTGTAGTGTGCTGGGCAGCCAGGCAAAGTGGTGAGTGCACCACATGTGGTCTCTGTTACAACTACTACACTCCGCTATGGCAGCACAAAAGCGctcatagacaatatgtaaacaaattagcatggctgtgtttcaataaagctTTAAGGATGCTGAAATTTACATTTCATACCATTTTCTtatgtcatgaaatattatttcttttaaattttttctatttaaaaatgtaaaagccattctTTCTTTGTAAGCTATAAAAAACAGGAGGTGGGTTGGCTTTGGCCCACAGGCTTTATTGCTGAACCCTATTCTAGTGTGACAGATATGCTGAGTTGGGAGCAAATATATTGTTGGTTAGTCATGATTTCAGatgatattcttttttcttcttttcttttcttttcttttcttttctttttttttgtttgagagggagtcttactctgttgcctaggctggaatgcaatggcacaatctcggctcactgcaacctccacctcccaggttcaagcgattctcctgcctcagcctcccgagtagctgagattacaggcgtgtgccaccctgcccagctaatttttgtatttttagtagacacagggtttcaccgtgttggccaggctggtctcaaactcctgacctcagatgatctgcctaccttggcttcccaaagtgctgggattacaggcatgagccatcagaTGATATTCTGAAGCGTTTCTCACCCACTCTTCCACAACCAATGTCTGGCTATTTGAAGACCCATCTATGCTTAAAGAAATTTATCTGGAAAATTATTGCAATCTCATTTGTtactttaagaagaaaagagaaaataaattttgtacaAATTGTGCTTTCTATAATTTGCAATTAAGGAagattaaaatcttttttaaaaatgttatgcttCAGGAAACATTTGTAGAAACTAAAGTATTAGTTGGATGTGACCATTTATTGTAAATTTCTGAAATGAAGGTGGGTATAAACTTAATTATCTTGCAATTAATCTAACTGTAATATGACATATTTCTGAATATTCAGCAACAGCTGGCATTGCAGCTGGAGTTGGAAATGCAAGAAAAGGAGAGGCAGAGAATACAAGAACTACAGAGAGCTCAAGAACAATTAGACAAGGTAACTTGAAgttttataaatgtcaattttatttaaaactctcTAGAATCTTCAAACTGTTTATTTCAGCTGTTAGCAGAAGGACCATGGGATTTGTAGTCTGAAGATATGCCACATATTAGCTGTGTTAGCTAAACAAGTCTCATAACCTTTTTCAGTCTCAGTTTACCTGTTTCAAAACTAGAGCTAGCAGTATAATACTATTAGCAATGTCTcactggttccttttttttttttttttttttttttgagacggagtctcactcttgttgctcaggctgaagtgcaatggcgcaatcttggctcactgcaaccttggcctcccaggttcaagtgattctcctgcctcagcctcccgagtagctgggattacaggcatgcaccaccatgcccagctaattttgtatttttagtagagacagggtttctccatgttggtcgggttggtctcgaactcctgacctcaggtgatccgccctcctcggcctcccaaagtgctgggattacaggcatgagccaccgcgcccggccgtctcACTGGATTCTTATACAATCAAATACAATCGTGTTtgtgaaacttctctgtgagccCTCTAATAGTGATACCCTCAACATTTTAGTCAAGAGTTAGCTGTTCCTAGTTATAGTAGCTGATGTTGAATATTGAGGGTATTCCAATCTCGGAGGCAGTAGTATATGTCTTTATGTTAATGTAGTAACAAtaagaatttacattttaaaatatgttcatacATGAACTTTCATGCCTTTCATTAAAATAAACTATGcagtaacttttttctttctttcttttttttttttttgagacagagtctcgctctgtcacccaggctggagtgcagtggcgtgatctcggctcactgcaacctccacctcccgggttcaagcaattctcgtgcctcagcctcctgagtagctgggattacaggcacgcacaaccatgcttggctaattttttgtatttttagtagagatgagatttcgccatgttgtccaagctgacATGATACAATCATGTCAGGTCTCTAGTTTGACCCATATTTCCTGCATCCAAAAGCTATGAGTCATATAGACCAATATTCTAGATGACTGAGTTTATAGCTGCTGTCTCTTAATCAAATGTTGTTCCCCCTTTTTATTCCATAATTAAAGCTGAAAAAAGAAGCAGGTTTTATAGACAATGTTCATTATGTTTATTGATGCTTAGATGAGAGAATCATTTAttaaagcaatatttaaaaagtatgaatGGTGAATTAAATCaaaaagtgagattttttttaaaaggataaaagcCCTatacatggttttaaaaaatacagatgctgATGCGGTCTTAGTCTGAGTGTAGTGCGAGCACAGGGATATGcctatatgcacacatacacaagcaTCCCCTTTCTCTTTAAGATTCacaaagaaataatgtttaaggtgatgaatCTCTCaaatatcctgatttgatcattacatattgtatgcttgtatcaaaatatcacatgtacgtCGTAAATATGTACATGTACAGCTATTGTACATGTATTGTACAACTAATGTACAGCTATTATAtatcagtaaaaattaaaaattaaagaaattttgaaaaagattcACAGATCTaaactgaaagagaaaatacagGAACATATCAAGAAGGCAGTgatcaaaataaaggaatttaaagtattttttaatcaaaGTGACCTGATAGCTACATTAAAGTGCTTCAAAGTCCATAGGAAGGATTGGTCTCTATTTTGTGGCTCCAGAGAGCCACACTCATGTTATTTTACTATCTCCAGGCATCATCAACTTGTGTGACCACTGCCAGAATAACTTTAGTAATTCCTATTTCTATAGGCTTATCATCCCTCACCGTAGCATACATAGGTAGTCCCCTGCAAAGTTCCACTACCTTGCCCATTGCTCAGAGATGAGTCCACTCAAGTGCTTTTCCCTGGCCTTCTTATGGCTGCAGACTCGCAATGTAAACTATGTGCAAAGGGAAGTTTGCTGGAAGGATTCTGGGTTGAAGGAAGGGTTTAACACATAAACTGTGAAGGACTCTGGTATCACTGGGCCTTTCAGACTTTGGGAGCAAGAGAATCAGATGCTACCAGGGCTCTCCCCTCTGCTGCTCCTTGGTTGTTAGTTTCACTCTTTCACTATGGGCTGCTTTGCTGCACATGGGTAGGGAACATGGGCCTTAACGGCTTCTGAGGCTTAGAATGTTGTGGCTTCTGCTATCTAAGAGGAATGGGTGCCTTGTTTTAGTTTCAGTTAAGAAAAGAATCTTGGAGAAGGATTCTGACTGGCTTAGTTTGTGTCAAATATCCATCTCTGTGGCAGGGGAGCATAGTCCTATAAGAATATGGATGTTCCCCATATAGCCTTGTGGATGCTGGGTAAGAAGTTACCAGGAAAATGGAGTGGTCTTGGGAAAACAGTGCTGTTTATGTCGCTATCATTAGGGTAACCATAAGTATGATCAAGAAATCACTGGTCTTCTAGCAGCCAAAATGAATCAGCTCAGGGTCAGTTAGGCCACCCTGCTGCTTTACAGTGAAAAGGTAGATGGCATAGCAAGGTTTGGCTGACTAGAAGAATGTTTCACATTCAGAAAGAAGCCTCCCTTATTGGGCAGTATATTTCTACTGCAGTGCTCAGAGTATTAAAGAGGGCATTGCTCAGGTCCTGTGGGAGGACTTGTGCATTGGGCCAGATTAGTTCCTGTAGAAGTGTTTACTTCTTTCTCGGTATGTGCAAAACTCTACTTAAGTGTAGTTTCTCCTTAAAATCTCTTGTTCTAAGGTtctattagaatttttattttgtcacttTTTATATTGGCAGATAATTTGGCTTCAGTTTGAATGTTTCagtccatttcattttttaaaaagttttatttagttatatataaaacatggtTGCCTTCTATTAGTATAGAGTATTAAGACTGTGATCTGCAGTTTTGTAATGTGTAATCAGATCATTCTCTTTCAGAGTGACagcatttttgctttaaattgatCATAGCATTGTGTAAaagtaaaaatgccaaaaattaaaCATGAAATCAAAATGAAGtatattcaaagtattttcttaatttttatatattataggaGATGAGAATGAATATGGAAAACCTAGTTAGGAATGAAGATACTCTACATTCAGAGGTGAGAAGAAAAAGTCATTCTATGTTATGTGAAATGAATTGAGTATCCTAGAATGTAAAGCTTAATTTTGATGCATAAGTAGCTAAATTTTTAGCAAGTATATTATCAAAACTGATAGTCCATATATATTTTCCGGTAATAACAAGTCACAAATAATGTGCTTTGAAGCAAAATCTCACAATAGGTAAAAATTGGACATTCAGTTTgtgtttggattttaaaaaactagGCTCTCTTGAGATATTGAAGCTATTTACCACATAATTacttacaattattttaaatttctgcaggtattttttaaaaaagttttagtaTTTATTACCAGAATTCTAGCTTTACATTCTAGGATACTCAATTCATTACCAGAATTCTCTTGTCATTAACAGAAATTGGTTACTTCCACTAATAATGTTGAATTTTGATGTTataaatcagaaaatttttaatcaaaattgaaagaaaagtaatgtattaattttgaaatcatttaaaagtaaaaatcaattttttgatTGTAGGAGGCAACACTAGACTCAGGCAAAACACTAGCTGAAATCAGCGATCGTTATGGAGCACCTAACTTGAGCAGAGTGGAAGAACT
The Pongo abelii isolate AG06213 chromosome 8, NHGRI_mPonAbe1-v2.0_pri, whole genome shotgun sequence genome window above contains:
- the DYDC1 gene encoding DPY30 domain-containing protein 1 isoform X2 → MESIYLQKHLGACLTQGLAEVARVRPVDPIEYLALWIYKYKENVTMEQLQQLALQLELEMQEKERQRIQELQRAQEQLDKEMRMNMENLVRNEDTLHSEEATLDSGKTLAEISDRYGAPNLSRVEELDEPMFSDVALNIDQDL